A stretch of Corallococcus macrosporus DNA encodes these proteins:
- a CDS encoding FHA domain-containing protein produces MRALLLSLLIRQHMALQEKFNAKYPHAWLVWEAGAWNVPEEQNVAATRLPMMDLRDCLPAGDALCFELMGVADRGPLKLGRASHNTFVVNDATVSREQFALHPTPEGGWKVERLAQSRPVTVNGEPLEAEQPRLLSTGDELKVGDVRLTFHDAPSFHARIGRIAAQVLAQAAATPPPR; encoded by the coding sequence ATGCGAGCCCTGTTGCTCTCGCTGCTCATCCGGCAGCACATGGCACTCCAGGAGAAGTTCAACGCCAAGTACCCGCACGCGTGGCTGGTGTGGGAGGCGGGCGCGTGGAACGTCCCCGAGGAGCAGAACGTGGCGGCCACGCGGCTGCCCATGATGGACCTGCGCGACTGTCTGCCCGCGGGCGACGCGCTGTGCTTCGAGCTGATGGGGGTGGCGGACCGCGGCCCCCTCAAGCTGGGGCGCGCGTCGCACAACACCTTCGTGGTCAACGACGCCACGGTGTCGCGCGAGCAGTTCGCCCTGCACCCCACGCCGGAAGGCGGCTGGAAGGTGGAGCGGCTGGCGCAGTCCCGGCCGGTGACGGTGAACGGCGAGCCGCTGGAGGCCGAGCAGCCGCGCCTCCTGAGCACGGGCGACGAGCTGAAGGTGGGCGACGTGCGCCTCACCTTCCACGACGCCCCGTCGTTCCACGCGCGCATCGGCCGCATCGCCGCGCAGGTGCTGGCGCAGGCCGCCGCCACACCGCCGCCGCGCTGA